Sequence from the Herbaspirillum sp. meg3 genome:
GACGCAGAAGTTATAGGTGGGCGTGCCGTCCGGACGCGCGATCACCAGGTCGTCCAGCTCGCGATTGGAAATCGTGATCGGGCCCTTGACCACGTCGTCCCAAGTGACGTCGCCGTCGAGCGGATTGCGGAAGCGCACCACCGGTTTGCGGCCTTCCGGGATTTCCGGCAAGGTCTTGCCGCGCTCTGGACGCCAGGTACCGTCGTAACGCGGCTTTTCACCGGCGGCGCGTTGGCGCTCGCGCATGGCTTCGACTTCTTCCGGCGAGGAATAGCAATAGTAAGCCGTGCCTTGTTGCAGCATGTGCGCCACGACTTCGCGGTAGCGCTCCATGCGCTTCATCTGATAGAACGGGCCTTCATCATGCTCCAGACCGAGCCACTGCATGCCGTCGATGATGGCCTGCACCGCTTCCGGAGTGGAACGTTCCAGATCGGTGTCTTCGATACGCAGGATGAAGGTGCCGCCGAAACGACGTGCATAGGCCCACGAGAACAAGGCCGTACGCGCGCCGCCCAAGTGGAGATAGCCGGTCGGGCTGGGGGCGAAACGGGTACGAACCGGCGTGTGGACGGATTCGGTGGCAGGAGCAGTCTGGTCTGTGGATGTCATGATAAATAAAAACGGCCTTGGAACGCCAAAGCCGTTGTCAGTCTGATCGGAAAGCCGTCATTTTACCGCGTCGGGCGCAGTCATGGAATCATGCTACGCACCGACCGGGATTTACTTGACGGTGATATTGATGGTCTTGCTCATGGCCGGGCCATAGGACTGATGCGCGCCGTCGCCGAATTGCATGGTCAGCTTGTACTTGCCCGGCGGCAGCGTGATCTTGGCTTCAGTCTGGCCTTTGCCGTAGTGCAGGTGCGTCTCGTCCATCGGGATCGGCGCGCCCTTCGGGATCGGGCCGGTGTTGATCAACAGATGATGATGGCCGGTATTGGGCGTCATGTCGCCCAGTGGCTTGATCTCCATGCCGGAGACGGCGAACTTGACGTCGAACGGACTGGTGACGGTGGCGCCGTCCATCGGTGCAGTGAAGGAGACAGACGGCTCCGCCGCCTGCGCCAGCGATGCCGTCGAAGCTGCCGACACCAGCAACACAGCAGAACAGAACAAGGTTTGAATCAAACGCGATGCCAGGGATGTCATTACATGTCTCCTCAATAGACTACATTGGTCAAAAACAACGGCGGCAAAAAAGACAGAACACGCAAACAACACCCGCAGGCTTTGCCGAGCATGAGCGACGTCAGTCGTTCTGAATCACGATACTTGGGAACTTGCTGGTCATGTCCTTGGCTTTTTCCGCCACTTTGACAGCGACCTTGCGCGCAATGTTCTTGTAAATTTCTGCAACCGGTCCGTTCGGGTCGGCCACCACGGTCGGACGGCCCGAGTCGGTCTGTTCGCGGATCGTCATCGTCAGCGGCAAGGCGCCGAGAAAATCGACGTTGAAGTCGGCGCACATCTTCTCGCCGCCGCCTGTGCCGAAGATCGCTTCAGCATGGCCGCAATTGGAGCAGATATGCGTGCTCATGTTCTCGACGATACCGAGGATGGGGATGCCGACCTTTTCAAACATCTTCAAACCCTTGCGTGCGTCCAGCAAGGCGATGTCCTGCGGGGTGGTCACGATCACAGCGCCGGTGACAGGCACCTTCTGCGACAGCGTCAGCTGCACGTCGCCGGTGCCTGGCGGCATGTCGACGATCAGATAATCCAGATCGCGCCAGTTGGTCTGGTCGAGCAGCTGTTGCAAGGCTTGCGTGACGATAGGACCGCGCCATACCATCGGCTCGTCCGGATCGATCATGAAACCGATGGAGGACACCTGCAGGCCGTGATTTTCCAGCGGCTCCATGGTTTTGCCGTCCTTGGTTTCTGGCTTGGCGTCGATGCCCAGCATCATCGGCTGCGACGGGCCATAGATATCGGCGTCCAGAATACCGACACGCGCGCCTTCAGCCGCCAGCGCCAGCGCCAGGTTGGCAGCGGTGGTCGACTTGCCGACGCCGCCCTTGCCGGATGCCACAGCGATAATGTTCTTGACGTTGGACTTGAGTTTGATGCCGCGCTGCACGGCGTGCGCGACGATCTTGAAATAGACGTTGGCCTTGACCGAAGCGACACCCGCCACACCCTGCACGGCGGCCTCGGCGGCGCTGCGGATCAGTTCGATCTGGCTGTTGGCGGGATAGCCCAATTCGACGTCGAAGGCGACATTGGCGCCATCGAGCTGGATGTTCTTGATCGACTTTCCTGCGACCAGATCCTTGCCGGTGTTAGGGTCGATGACCTGGGAAAGCGCTGTTTTGACGACTTCTGGGGTGATGCTCATTACCTCTCCTTGATAGACCAGCTTTAATGCACCCGCAAGTCTAAACTAATCAGGCCACCACCACAGGCGGATCGACAAAGCACGGACAATGAAAATTGCCATTCAGACATCAAATCACTGCTCCGGCGACTGCGGTTTGCACTCTGTTTGTCCATCAACCCTGCGCCAAAGGCCCTGTGACTGCTAAAATGACCCTCTTTTCTCCATTACCCACCCAGCAAGCATTGCCAATGAGCACTTCATCGCCACGCCAACTTTTCGTTACCACCGCCCTTCCCTACGCCAACGGCGCGTTCCACATCGGCCACATCATGGAATACATCCAGGCCGACATCTGGGTCCGGTTCCAACGAATGCAGGGCCATGAAGTCCATTTCGTCGGCGCTGACGATGCCCACGGCGCACCGATCATGATCGCGGCTGAAAAAGCCGGTGTGACGCCGCAACAGTTCGTCGCCAATATCGCGGCCGGCCGCAAGCAATATCTGGACGGCTTCCACATCGCCTTCGACAACTGGAGCTCGACCGACAGTGAAGAAAACCATCAACTGTCGCAAGACATCTACCGCGCGCTGCGCGACGATGCCAAGCTGATCACGACCAAGACCATCGACCAGTTCTTTGATCCGGTCAAAAGCATGTTCCTGCCGGATCGCTACATCAAGGGCGAATGCCCGAAGTGCGGCACCAAGGACCAGTACGGCGACTCCTGTGAAAACTGCAGCGCCGTGTACGCACCGACCGACCTGAAGAATCCGTACTCGACCCTGTCCGGTGCAACGCCCGTGATGAAGTCGTCGGAACATTTCTTCTTCAAGCTGTCCGATCCCAAATGCGTGGCTTTCCTGCGTGAATGGGCGCTCGACAACAATCGCCTGCAACCGGAAGTGGCCAACAAATGCCGCGAATGGCTGGACGGTGAAAGCGGTCTGGGCGACTGGGACATCAGCCGCGATGCGCCCTACTTCGGCATCGAAATCCCGGACGCACCGGGCAAGTATTTCTACGTCTGGCTGGACGCACCGATCGGCTACCTGGCTTCGCTGAAGAATTACTTCGGCAAGATCGGCCGCGACTTCGATGCCTTCATGACCGACGACAAGACCGAGCAGTACCATTTCATCGGCAAGGACATCACCTATTTCCACACCTTGTTCTGGCCTGCGATGCTGAAGTTTGCCGGCCGCAAGGTGCCCAACAACGTGTTCGCGCACGGCTTTATCACCGTCAGCGGTGAAAAAATGTCCAAGTCGCGCGGCACCGGCATCTCGCCATTGCGCTACCTCGACATCGGCATGAATCCTGAATGGCTGCGCTATTACATCGCCGCCAAGTTGAACGCCAAGGTAGAAGACGTCGACTTCAACCCGGACGACTTCGTTGCACGCGTCAACGCCGACCTGATCGGCAAGTACGTCAACATCGCCAGCCGTGCGGCGGGTTTCATCGCCAAACGCTTCGACGGCAAGCTGTCGACTGCGTGGGCGACTGCCGACGACGCCTTCCTGTCCAAGCTGCGTGGCATTGCTCCGGAAATTCTGGCGCTGTACGAACAACGTGAATACGGCAAAGCCCTGCGCGCGATCATGGAGCAAGCCGACGTCATCAACGCCTACGTCGACGCCAACAAACCGTGGGAACTGGCCAAGGACACCGCCAAGGACGCGCAACTGCACGAAGTCTGCAGCCGCCTGCTGGAAGCATTCCGCATCCTGACCGTCTACCTGAAACCGGTGCTGCCGCAACTGGCGGCACAAGTGGAAGGCTTCCTCAAGGTCGCACCGTTCTCCTGGGCTGATGTGCAAACTGCGCTGCCTGACGGTCACGTCATCAACGCTTACGCTCACCTGATGCAACGCGTCGATCCGAAGATGCTGGACGCGCTGTTCGATGCGCCCGAAGCGGCCGCTACTCCAGCAACGGGCGCCCCCGTAGAGACCGCCGATGCCGGCATCGAAGAACTGGCGCCTGAAATCAGCATCGACGATTTTGCCAAGATCGATCTGCGCATTGCCAAGATCGTGAATTGCGAAGCAGTCGAAGGTTCGACCAAGCTGCTGCGCCTGACACTGGACGCCGGCGAAGGTCGCATGCGCAATGTCTTCTCCGGCATCGCTTCGGCTTACAAACCGGAAGAGCTGGTCGGCAAACTGACCGTGATGGTTGCCAACCTGGCGCCGCGCAAGATGAAGTTCGGCATCTCCGAAGGCATGGTGCTGGCCGCCTCCGCCAAGGATGAAAAAGCAAAACCGGGCATCTACGTGCTGACCCCATGGCCAGGTGCCGAGCCTGGCATGCGCGTTCGTTAATCCAAGCTATCGCACGCCATGGCAGACATTGACCTTTTGATTCGTGAAGCGACCGTTGACGACGCCGAGCTGATCGCGGAACTCACGCGTGGCAGCTGGGCCAACAAGGTGGCCCCAAGCTCCAGCGGCCACCGTGAAGATCCTCAACGCGTTGCCGAAGATTTGCAGCGTGGCGGCGGTTTTGTACTGCTGCGCGACAACACCCCGGCGGGATCGGTACGCTGGCTGCCGCTGGATACCGAGCTCGACGTTTGGGAAATCCTGCGCATGGGCATCTTGCCAAGCTATCGCGGCGAGCGCCTGTCGCAGCACCTGATGGAAGCCCTTATCCATCGTGCGCTGGCTGCCGACATCGGAGAACTCCGCCTGGCAGTCAGGAGCGACCAGGAACAATTGCTCGACGTCTACGCCGCCTTCGGTTTTGAAATCGCCCCGGAACTGGAATACACCCGCGCCAATCCGATGGAGCCGTCTCCTATCGTGATGCGTCGCTGGCTGCGCAACTGATCCCCTGAATCAGACACGCCTGTAAACCGTTGTCGACCGGTATCTGCCGGCAGACAACGGTTTTTTTACGCCTGAAGACCCCGCCGGCACCCACATTCCGTTTCCCCACGCCATGCAATGGCTGCTCGTCATGGTGACGCTCGCAGCTTGATTTCTCACGCCAGTTGGATTATTGTACAAACGTTCAACACAAATGATCATTTGTCCAATTCAAAATATGGCAACAGCAGATCGTCAGAGCGTCGCGCATTCCGCCGTCCGCGTGGCACGCCTGTATTACTTCCAGAACATGACCACAGCCGCCATCGCGGAAGAGATGGGCACCTCGCGCGCCACCGTGTCGCGGCTGCTGTCTTACGCCATGGAAAATGGTCTGGTCGAGATCCGCGTACATGATCCGCTGGAGTTGTCCGGCAATCTGGAAGCTGCGATAAAGAAACACTATGC
This genomic interval carries:
- the apbC gene encoding iron-sulfur cluster carrier protein ApbC gives rise to the protein MSITPEVVKTALSQVIDPNTGKDLVAGKSIKNIQLDGANVAFDVELGYPANSQIELIRSAAEAAVQGVAGVASVKANVYFKIVAHAVQRGIKLKSNVKNIIAVASGKGGVGKSTTAANLALALAAEGARVGILDADIYGPSQPMMLGIDAKPETKDGKTMEPLENHGLQVSSIGFMIDPDEPMVWRGPIVTQALQQLLDQTNWRDLDYLIVDMPPGTGDVQLTLSQKVPVTGAVIVTTPQDIALLDARKGLKMFEKVGIPILGIVENMSTHICSNCGHAEAIFGTGGGEKMCADFNVDFLGALPLTMTIREQTDSGRPTVVADPNGPVAEIYKNIARKVAVKVAEKAKDMTSKFPSIVIQND
- the metG gene encoding methionine--tRNA ligase; translated protein: MSTSSPRQLFVTTALPYANGAFHIGHIMEYIQADIWVRFQRMQGHEVHFVGADDAHGAPIMIAAEKAGVTPQQFVANIAAGRKQYLDGFHIAFDNWSSTDSEENHQLSQDIYRALRDDAKLITTKTIDQFFDPVKSMFLPDRYIKGECPKCGTKDQYGDSCENCSAVYAPTDLKNPYSTLSGATPVMKSSEHFFFKLSDPKCVAFLREWALDNNRLQPEVANKCREWLDGESGLGDWDISRDAPYFGIEIPDAPGKYFYVWLDAPIGYLASLKNYFGKIGRDFDAFMTDDKTEQYHFIGKDITYFHTLFWPAMLKFAGRKVPNNVFAHGFITVSGEKMSKSRGTGISPLRYLDIGMNPEWLRYYIAAKLNAKVEDVDFNPDDFVARVNADLIGKYVNIASRAAGFIAKRFDGKLSTAWATADDAFLSKLRGIAPEILALYEQREYGKALRAIMEQADVINAYVDANKPWELAKDTAKDAQLHEVCSRLLEAFRILTVYLKPVLPQLAAQVEGFLKVAPFSWADVQTALPDGHVINAYAHLMQRVDPKMLDALFDAPEAAATPATGAPVETADAGIEELAPEISIDDFAKIDLRIAKIVNCEAVEGSTKLLRLTLDAGEGRMRNVFSGIASAYKPEELVGKLTVMVANLAPRKMKFGISEGMVLAASAKDEKAKPGIYVLTPWPGAEPGMRVR
- a CDS encoding GNAT family N-acetyltransferase, which encodes MDLLIREATVDDAELIAELTRGSWANKVAPSSSGHREDPQRVAEDLQRGGGFVLLRDNTPAGSVRWLPLDTELDVWEILRMGILPSYRGERLSQHLMEALIHRALAADIGELRLAVRSDQEQLLDVYAAFGFEIAPELEYTRANPMEPSPIVMRRWLRN
- a CDS encoding DUF4399 domain-containing protein translates to MTSLASRLIQTLFCSAVLLVSAASTASLAQAAEPSVSFTAPMDGATVTSPFDVKFAVSGMEIKPLGDMTPNTGHHHLLINTGPIPKGAPIPMDETHLHYGKGQTEAKITLPPGKYKLTMQFGDGAHQSYGPAMSKTINITVK